One genomic window of Hymenobacter sp. J193 includes the following:
- a CDS encoding efflux RND transporter periplasmic adaptor subunit, whose translation MNQPSFKMPLLTLWTSPRAALRQRLWGGVLLAVLAAGVSSCSVEGKTPEQPAAPEVLPVVALKTTEQELFHDYVADVQAVRNVEVRAQVAGFLEQIFVDEGRPVKKGQPLFQLNASAHKNRLSQAQAALAGAQAQASAARVERERVRLLVEENIIAKTELALASSKVKDAEARVAEARAGEAAARLSLGYTLVRAPFDGIIDRIPLKRGSVVEEGTLLTTVSDLHEVYAYFNVGEGEYLQYVKARQQHPDRHSDSVRLTLADGSAYPIPGHIETTESEFNPNTGSLAFRARFANPQRMLKHGASGRIRLTTTLPAALLLPQKSVFEIQDKNYVYVVDAQGAVHMRNFVPQTRTGDFYVVKQGLKPGERVVYEGAASLRDGQRIQPKAVHLDSLLALAAR comes from the coding sequence ATGAACCAGCCCTCTTTTAAAATGCCCCTGCTCACTTTATGGACCAGCCCCCGGGCTGCGCTGCGCCAGCGCCTGTGGGGCGGCGTGCTGCTCGCCGTCCTGGCCGCTGGCGTCAGCAGCTGCTCGGTAGAAGGCAAGACGCCGGAGCAGCCCGCCGCCCCGGAGGTGCTGCCCGTAGTGGCCCTCAAAACCACCGAGCAGGAGCTGTTTCACGACTACGTGGCCGACGTGCAGGCCGTGCGCAACGTGGAGGTGCGGGCCCAGGTAGCGGGCTTCCTCGAACAGATTTTCGTGGACGAGGGGCGGCCGGTGAAGAAAGGCCAGCCGCTGTTCCAGCTTAACGCCAGCGCCCACAAGAACCGGCTCAGCCAGGCTCAGGCCGCGCTGGCTGGTGCCCAGGCCCAGGCCAGCGCCGCCCGCGTCGAGCGTGAGCGGGTGCGGCTGCTGGTGGAGGAAAACATCATCGCCAAAACCGAGCTGGCGTTGGCCTCAAGCAAGGTGAAGGACGCCGAGGCCCGCGTGGCCGAGGCCCGGGCCGGGGAAGCCGCCGCCCGCCTCAGCCTGGGCTACACCCTGGTGCGGGCCCCGTTCGACGGCATTATCGACCGGATTCCGCTGAAGCGGGGCAGTGTGGTGGAAGAAGGCACGCTGCTGACCACGGTCTCGGACCTGCACGAGGTGTACGCCTACTTCAACGTGGGCGAGGGCGAGTACCTGCAGTACGTGAAAGCCCGGCAGCAGCACCCCGACCGCCACTCCGACTCGGTGCGGCTCACGCTGGCCGATGGTTCGGCGTACCCCATCCCCGGCCACATCGAAACCACCGAGAGCGAGTTCAACCCCAACACCGGCTCGCTGGCGTTCCGCGCCCGTTTTGCCAACCCCCAACGGATGCTCAAGCATGGCGCCTCGGGCCGCATTCGCCTCACCACCACGCTGCCGGCCGCCCTGCTGCTGCCCCAGAAGTCGGTGTTCGAGATTCAGGATAAAAACTACGTCTACGTGGTGGATGCCCAGGGCGCGGTGCACATGCGCAACTTCGTGCCCCAGACGCGCACCGGCGACTTCTACGTGGTGAAGCAGGGCCTCAAGCCCGGCGAGCGGGTGGTATACGAGGGCGCGGCCAGCCTCCGCGACGGGCAGCGCATCCAGCCGAAAGCCGTGCACCTGGATTCGCTGCTGGCCCTGGCGGCCCGGTAA
- a CDS encoding efflux RND transporter permease subunit: MFNIFIRRPILSLVISVFLVLLGGLALFTLPITQFPDIVPPSVTVTAKYTGANAEVCAKAVATPLERAINGVPGMTYMNSVSSNNGVTLITVFFKVGTDPDLAAVGVQNRVTTILDELPEEVIKAGVTTEKEVNSMLLYLNITSDDKAAGEKFIYNFADINVLQELKRIDGVGFAEIMGSREYSMRVWLKPDRMAAYDVGTDEVVAAIRAQNVEAAPGKSGESSGAEKAQSMQYVLRYTGKFFEPDQYRNIVVRANADGSVLRLREVADVEFGSLTYSMASKTDGKPSAAIMLKQRPGSNASDVIANVKTRMAELQTSSFPPGMKYSIAYDVSRFLDASIHEVMRTLFEAFLLVFVIVYLFLQDWRSTLIPALAVPVALIGTLFFMQTLGFSINLLTLFALVLAIGIVVDNAIVVVEAVHAKMQEKHLPARAATFEAMGEISSSLIAITLVMSAVFIPVSFMEGPVGVFYRQFSLTLAIAIVISGINAVTLTPALCALLLKHTPLAEGEKPKGLMGRFFAGFNRRYEALAGRYQGLLRAVAGRRVVTLLVLAGFCAATWGVNKILPSGFIPTEDQGMVYVNVTTPAGATVERTEAVLDEVQRIASKLGPVESVSTLAGYSLVNEVAGSSYGMGMINLKPWDQREQSVAQFIAELEEKTKGISDADIQFLPPPTVPGFGNSSGFELRLLDKSGTGDLQKTAAVSQTFLTALRKDPAIGGAFTSFDPNFPQYLIHVDQDMAAKKGVTIDAAMSTLQTLMGSYYASNFIRFGQMYKVMVQAGPEYRSRPDDLLALHVKNDRGEMVPFSTFVKLERVFGPDQLTRYNMYTSAMLNGDAAPGYSSGDAITAIEKVAAKELPRGYAYEWSGMTREQILSGDQALYVFGVVLIFVYLLLAAQYESLLLPLPVLLSLPTGVFGAFLSLKLLGLENNIYAQVALVMLVGLLGKNAILIIEFAEQQRRAGASVLDAAVEGAVSRLRPILMTSFAFIAGLIPLVIASGAGALGNRSIGTAAAGGMLIGTLFGMVLIPGLYVLFASFEKVKNLEADEPAEAEEVRERELVAH; this comes from the coding sequence ATGTTCAATATCTTCATCCGACGGCCAATACTCTCGCTGGTAATTTCGGTGTTCCTGGTGCTGCTGGGCGGGCTGGCCTTGTTCACACTGCCCATCACGCAGTTTCCCGACATCGTGCCGCCCTCGGTGACGGTGACGGCCAAGTACACCGGCGCCAACGCCGAGGTGTGCGCCAAGGCCGTGGCCACGCCGCTGGAGCGCGCCATCAACGGCGTGCCGGGCATGACCTACATGAACTCGGTGAGCTCCAACAACGGCGTGACGCTCATCACGGTGTTCTTCAAAGTAGGCACCGACCCCGACCTGGCCGCTGTGGGCGTGCAGAACCGTGTGACGACCATTCTGGACGAGCTGCCGGAGGAGGTTATCAAGGCGGGTGTGACGACGGAAAAGGAGGTAAACTCCATGCTGCTCTACCTCAACATCACGAGCGACGACAAGGCCGCCGGCGAGAAGTTCATCTACAACTTCGCCGACATCAATGTATTGCAGGAGCTCAAGCGCATTGATGGTGTGGGCTTTGCTGAAATCATGGGCTCGCGCGAGTACTCCATGCGCGTGTGGCTGAAGCCCGACCGCATGGCGGCCTACGACGTGGGCACCGACGAAGTGGTGGCCGCCATCCGGGCCCAGAACGTGGAGGCCGCGCCGGGCAAATCGGGCGAAAGCTCGGGCGCCGAAAAGGCGCAGTCGATGCAGTACGTGCTGCGCTACACGGGCAAGTTTTTCGAGCCCGACCAGTACCGCAACATCGTGGTGCGGGCCAACGCCGACGGCTCGGTGCTGCGCCTGCGCGAGGTGGCCGACGTGGAGTTCGGCTCGCTCACCTACAGCATGGCTTCCAAAACCGACGGCAAACCCTCGGCGGCCATCATGCTCAAGCAGCGCCCGGGCTCCAACGCTTCGGACGTCATCGCCAACGTGAAAACGCGCATGGCCGAGCTGCAAACCAGCAGCTTCCCGCCCGGCATGAAGTACAGCATCGCCTACGACGTGTCGCGCTTCCTCGACGCCAGTATTCACGAGGTAATGCGCACGTTGTTTGAGGCTTTCCTGCTGGTGTTCGTCATCGTGTACCTGTTTTTGCAGGACTGGCGCTCCACGCTGATTCCGGCGCTGGCCGTGCCCGTGGCCCTCATTGGCACCCTGTTTTTCATGCAGACGCTGGGCTTCTCAATTAACCTGCTCACGCTGTTTGCGCTGGTGCTGGCCATTGGCATTGTGGTCGATAACGCCATTGTGGTGGTGGAAGCCGTGCACGCCAAAATGCAGGAAAAGCACCTGCCGGCGCGCGCAGCCACCTTCGAGGCCATGGGCGAAATCAGCTCCTCGCTCATTGCCATCACGCTGGTGATGTCGGCGGTGTTCATCCCGGTTTCCTTCATGGAAGGGCCCGTGGGCGTGTTCTACCGGCAGTTTTCGCTCACGCTGGCCATTGCCATTGTCATTTCGGGTATTAATGCCGTGACGCTCACGCCGGCCCTGTGCGCGCTGCTGCTCAAGCACACGCCACTGGCGGAAGGCGAGAAGCCCAAGGGACTAATGGGTCGCTTTTTTGCCGGATTCAACCGGCGCTATGAGGCGCTGGCGGGGCGCTACCAGGGCCTGCTGCGGGCGGTGGCCGGGCGCCGCGTGGTGACGCTGCTGGTGCTGGCGGGCTTCTGCGCCGCCACCTGGGGCGTGAACAAGATTCTGCCCTCGGGCTTTATCCCGACCGAGGACCAGGGCATGGTGTACGTGAACGTGACCACACCCGCCGGCGCCACCGTGGAGCGCACCGAGGCCGTGCTCGACGAAGTGCAGCGCATTGCCAGTAAGCTGGGGCCGGTAGAGTCGGTATCGACGCTGGCCGGCTACAGCCTGGTGAACGAGGTGGCCGGCTCCAGCTATGGCATGGGCATGATTAACCTCAAGCCCTGGGACCAGCGCGAGCAGTCGGTGGCCCAGTTCATTGCCGAGCTGGAAGAGAAAACCAAGGGCATCAGCGACGCTGACATTCAGTTTCTGCCGCCGCCCACAGTGCCGGGCTTCGGTAACAGCAGCGGCTTTGAGCTGCGTTTGCTGGACAAGTCGGGCACGGGCGACTTGCAGAAAACTGCCGCAGTGTCGCAGACTTTCCTCACCGCTTTGCGCAAGGACCCGGCCATCGGCGGCGCCTTCACCTCGTTCGACCCCAACTTCCCGCAGTACCTGATTCACGTCGACCAGGACATGGCCGCCAAAAAGGGAGTGACCATCGACGCGGCCATGAGCACGCTGCAGACGCTGATGGGCAGCTATTACGCCTCCAACTTCATCCGCTTCGGGCAGATGTACAAGGTGATGGTGCAGGCCGGCCCCGAGTACCGCAGCCGCCCCGACGACCTGCTGGCTTTGCACGTGAAAAACGACCGGGGCGAGATGGTGCCCTTCTCCACCTTCGTGAAGCTGGAGCGCGTCTTCGGCCCCGACCAGCTCACGCGCTACAACATGTACACCTCGGCTATGCTCAACGGCGACGCCGCTCCCGGCTACAGCTCCGGCGACGCCATCACGGCCATCGAGAAGGTAGCGGCCAAGGAGCTGCCCCGCGGCTACGCCTACGAGTGGAGCGGTATGACCCGCGAGCAGATTCTGAGCGGCGACCAGGCCCTGTACGTCTTCGGCGTGGTGCTCATCTTCGTGTACCTGCTGCTGGCGGCGCAGTACGAAAGCCTGCTGCTCCCCCTGCCCGTGCTGCTGAGCTTGCCCACCGGCGTGTTCGGCGCCTTCCTCAGCCTAAAGCTGCTGGGACTGGAAAACAACATCTACGCCCAGGTGGCGCTGGTGATGCTGGTGGGTTTGCTCGGTAAGAATGCCATTCTCATCATCGAGTTTGCCGAGCAGCAGCGCCGGGCCGGAGCTTCGGTGCTCGATGCCGCCGTGGAAGGGGCCGTGTCGCGCCTGCGGCCCATCCTGATGACCTCCTTCGCCTTCATCGCGGGCCTGATTCCGCTGGTCATTGCCAGCGGGGCCGGGGCCCTGGGCAACCGCTCCATCGGCACGGCGGCGGCGGGCGGCATGCTCATCGGCACGCTGTTCGGCATGGTGCTGATTCCCGGCCTGTACGTGCTGTTTGCCTCCTTCGAGAAAGTGAAAAACTTGGAGGCCGACGAGCCGGCGGAAGCGGAGGAAGTGCGGGAGCGGGAGCTGGTGGCGCATTAA
- a CDS encoding efflux transporter outer membrane subunit, with translation MRLLSALLFSLTLLATSCRVAAPAEPTAGAPLPAAFTPRATATDTLHAGAQPWRQFFQDPALTALIDTALRQNLDLQLALQRVETARAQYLARRGALLPTVSAAASASADRYGRYTLNGVGNFDTNLSPNIDGPQRIPGPVTPEFFVGLRSSWEIDLWGKLRQRRQAAYLRVLASEQGRHLVTTNVVAEVARLYYELLTADNQLAVLDRNTALQREALDLMRVQKQAGRATELAVQQFAAQVARTESLAHEARQRVTEAETGLNQLLGRYRRAITRGRPLPGQVLPERLSAGVPATALLRRPDVRQAELEMQAARADVAAARAAFLPALTLTPYVGFNSYRSAKLFDPASLAYGALAGLTGPLLNRAQFKADFRLATAGSYESYYRYQQSLQTGFREVVNGLQGLENYRAAAAARQQEVELLSRAVATSNKLFVAGYATYLEVITAQRSVLEAELSLAESRHSQLLQSVGLYRALGGGWQ, from the coding sequence ATGCGCCTGCTTTCAGCCCTTCTTTTCAGCCTTACCCTGCTAGCTACCAGTTGCCGGGTGGCGGCCCCGGCCGAGCCCACGGCCGGGGCGCCGCTGCCGGCGGCCTTCACCCCGCGCGCGACAGCCACCGACACGCTCCACGCCGGCGCCCAGCCCTGGCGCCAGTTTTTCCAGGACCCCGCCCTGACGGCCCTCATCGACACGGCGCTGCGCCAGAATCTGGACCTGCAGCTGGCCCTGCAGCGCGTGGAAACTGCCCGGGCCCAGTACCTGGCCCGCCGCGGGGCGCTGCTGCCCACGGTGTCGGCCGCTGCCTCGGCCAGCGCCGACCGGTACGGCCGCTACACCCTCAACGGGGTGGGCAACTTCGACACCAACCTGTCGCCCAACATCGATGGGCCGCAGCGCATTCCCGGGCCGGTGACGCCGGAGTTTTTCGTGGGGCTGCGCAGCTCCTGGGAAATTGACCTTTGGGGCAAGCTGCGCCAGCGCCGTCAGGCGGCCTACCTGCGGGTGTTGGCCTCGGAGCAGGGCCGCCACCTCGTCACAACCAACGTGGTAGCCGAAGTGGCTCGCCTCTACTACGAGCTGCTCACGGCCGACAACCAGCTGGCCGTGCTGGACCGCAACACGGCCCTGCAGCGCGAAGCCCTGGACCTGATGCGCGTGCAGAAGCAGGCCGGCCGGGCCACCGAGCTGGCCGTGCAGCAGTTTGCGGCCCAGGTAGCCCGCACCGAAAGCCTGGCCCACGAAGCCCGGCAACGCGTGACCGAAGCCGAAACCGGCCTCAACCAGCTGCTGGGGCGCTACCGGCGCGCCATCACCCGAGGCCGGCCGCTGCCCGGGCAGGTACTGCCCGAGCGCCTCAGCGCCGGCGTGCCCGCCACGGCCCTGCTGCGCCGGCCCGACGTGCGCCAGGCCGAGCTGGAGATGCAGGCCGCCCGCGCCGACGTGGCCGCCGCCCGGGCCGCCTTCCTGCCCGCCCTCACCCTCACGCCTTATGTGGGCTTCAACTCCTACCGCAGCGCCAAGCTCTTCGACCCGGCTTCGCTGGCCTACGGGGCTCTGGCCGGCCTCACGGGCCCGCTGCTGAACCGGGCCCAGTTCAAGGCCGACTTCCGCCTGGCCACGGCCGGCAGCTACGAGTCTTACTACCGCTACCAGCAGTCGCTGCAAACCGGCTTCCGCGAAGTGGTGAACGGCCTGCAGGGGCTGGAAAACTACCGCGCCGCCGCCGCCGCCCGCCAGCAGGAAGTTGAGTTGCTGAGCCGGGCCGTGGCCACGTCCAACAAGCTGTTCGTGGCCGGCTATGCCACCTACCTCGAAGTTATTACCGCCCAACGCAGCGTGCTCGAAGCCGAGCTGAGTCTGGCCGAGTCGCGCCATAGCCAGCTGCTGCAGAGCGTGGGTTTGTACCGGGCCCTGGGCGGGGGCTGGCAGTAG
- a CDS encoding GreA/GreB family elongation factor: MTTDLLTRHLMKTLHSPSDIYVTRLDYARLMELVQQEHPAVASPALTTLEHELTRAHLVDSYDILPDVVTMNSRIKLRDLHSIDELEITLVYPPDADLSRNRISILSPVAIAVLGARLGDKVRWPAAQGPASYWVEAILHQPEAAGDWHS, from the coding sequence ATGACTACCGACCTGCTAACCCGCCACCTGATGAAAACCCTGCATTCACCGTCCGATATCTACGTGACCCGGCTGGACTACGCGCGGCTGATGGAACTGGTGCAGCAAGAGCACCCGGCAGTTGCGTCCCCTGCCTTGACCACGCTGGAGCATGAGCTGACCCGTGCTCATCTGGTTGATTCCTACGATATTCTACCGGATGTAGTGACCATGAACTCCCGCATCAAGCTCCGGGATTTGCACAGCATCGACGAGTTGGAAATCACCTTGGTATACCCGCCAGATGCGGACCTAAGCCGCAACCGCATTTCCATCCTCAGCCCGGTGGCCATTGCCGTGCTGGGCGCGCGGCTGGGCGACAAAGTGCGGTGGCCCGCTGCGCAGGGCCCGGCCAGCTACTGGGTCGAAGCCATTCTGCACCAGCCTGAAGCGGCCGGCGACTGGCACAGCTAG
- the acs gene encoding acetate--CoA ligase, with amino-acid sequence MPETPAKHPRIRSIEGYHEAYHLSIHHPEEFWASVAAPFTWRRKWDKVLSSDMSAGKNEWFAGARLNITENCLDRHLATRGNKLALIWEPNDSKERHMRLTYRELHQRVCQFANVLHNNGVEKGDRVCLYMPMIPELAIAVLACARIGAVHSVIFAGFSATAIADRVNDAQATVVLTADGLNRGAKQIPVKRVVDEALEICPSVRRVIVVEHLGWPVQMEEGRDVWYHEEAEGVAKTCPAEEMAAEDPLFILYTSGSTGKPKGVVHTTAGYMVWTDYTFRNVFQIEENDIYWCTADIGWVTGHSYLLYGPLLAGSTSLMFEGIPTYPDAGRFWEVIDKHSVTIFYTAPTAIRSLMAAPLDNVLSYSLDSLRVLGSVGEPINEEAWHWYHTHVGKERCPIVDTWWQTETSGIMISALAGITPSVPARAGLPLPGVLPVLLTQEGQEIEGNDQEGYLAIKQSWPGIIRTTYGDHERARQTYFAPYAGYYFTGDGARRDEQGLYRIIGRVDDVINVSGHRFGTAEIENAINQNSHVIESAVVGYPHDVKGQGIYAYVILGEALPEREADRQHIEASIIETVVAEIGKIAKPDKIQLVAGLPKTRSGKIMRRILRKVAEGETSNLGDTSTLLDPAVVDEIIKGKK; translated from the coding sequence ATGCCCGAAACGCCCGCTAAGCACCCTCGCATCCGTAGCATCGAAGGCTACCACGAAGCCTACCACCTCAGCATTCATCACCCCGAGGAGTTCTGGGCCTCGGTGGCCGCGCCCTTCACCTGGCGCCGCAAGTGGGACAAGGTGCTCAGCTCCGATATGTCGGCCGGGAAAAATGAGTGGTTTGCCGGAGCGCGCCTCAACATCACCGAAAACTGCCTCGACCGCCACCTGGCCACGCGCGGCAACAAGCTAGCCCTGATATGGGAGCCCAATGACTCCAAGGAGCGGCACATGCGCCTCACCTACCGGGAACTGCACCAGCGCGTGTGTCAGTTTGCCAACGTGCTGCACAACAACGGCGTGGAAAAAGGCGACCGGGTGTGCTTATACATGCCGATGATTCCGGAGCTGGCTATTGCGGTGCTGGCCTGCGCCCGCATCGGGGCGGTGCACTCCGTTATTTTCGCCGGCTTCTCGGCCACCGCTATTGCCGACCGGGTGAACGATGCCCAAGCTACCGTGGTGCTCACGGCTGACGGCCTGAACCGGGGCGCCAAGCAGATTCCGGTGAAGCGGGTAGTAGATGAAGCCCTGGAAATCTGCCCCTCGGTGCGCCGCGTGATTGTGGTGGAGCACCTGGGCTGGCCCGTGCAGATGGAGGAGGGCCGCGACGTATGGTACCACGAAGAAGCCGAGGGGGTAGCCAAAACCTGCCCCGCCGAGGAAATGGCCGCCGAAGACCCGCTGTTTATTCTCTACACCTCGGGCAGCACCGGCAAGCCCAAGGGCGTAGTGCACACCACCGCCGGCTACATGGTGTGGACCGACTACACGTTCCGCAACGTGTTTCAGATAGAGGAAAATGACATCTACTGGTGCACGGCCGACATTGGCTGGGTAACGGGCCACTCATACCTGCTCTACGGGCCCCTGCTGGCCGGCAGCACCTCGCTCATGTTCGAGGGCATTCCCACCTACCCCGATGCCGGCCGCTTCTGGGAGGTGATTGACAAGCACTCCGTCACGATTTTCTACACCGCACCTACTGCTATCCGAAGCCTGATGGCCGCGCCGCTGGACAACGTGCTCAGCTACTCGCTCGACTCGCTGCGGGTGCTGGGCTCGGTGGGGGAGCCCATCAACGAGGAGGCCTGGCACTGGTACCATACCCACGTGGGCAAGGAGCGGTGCCCCATCGTAGATACCTGGTGGCAGACGGAAACCAGTGGCATCATGATTTCGGCGCTGGCGGGCATTACGCCCTCGGTGCCGGCCCGCGCTGGGCTGCCGCTGCCCGGGGTGCTGCCCGTGCTGCTCACCCAGGAAGGCCAGGAAATAGAAGGCAACGACCAGGAAGGGTATCTGGCCATCAAGCAAAGCTGGCCGGGTATCATTCGTACCACCTACGGCGACCATGAGCGCGCCCGCCAGACGTACTTTGCGCCGTACGCCGGCTACTACTTCACCGGCGACGGTGCCCGCCGCGACGAGCAGGGCCTCTACCGCATTATCGGCCGGGTGGATGATGTTATCAACGTGTCGGGCCACCGCTTCGGCACGGCCGAAATCGAAAACGCCATCAACCAGAACAGCCACGTCATCGAATCGGCCGTGGTGGGCTACCCGCACGATGTGAAAGGCCAGGGCATCTACGCCTACGTGATTCTGGGCGAGGCCCTGCCGGAGCGCGAAGCCGACCGCCAGCACATCGAGGCCAGCATTATTGAAACGGTGGTGGCCGAAATCGGCAAGATTGCCAAGCCCGACAAAATTCAGCTGGTAGCGGGGCTACCCAAAACCCGCTCGGGCAAAATCATGCGCCGCATCCTGCGCAAAGTGGCCGAAGGCGAAACCAGCAACCTCGGCGACACCTCCACGCTGCTGGACCCGGCCGTGGTAGACGAGATTATCAAAGGAAAGAAATAA
- a CDS encoding response regulator transcription factor — translation MMPPHILIVDDEPNIVMSLEFLMRKAGYSVSIARNGTEALEAIDRTAFDVVLLDIMMPDVDGYQVCRHLRQRADRATSRVIFLSAKSKEADIQKGYEAGADLYLPKPFSTRQLMDKVKELLAAGHS, via the coding sequence ATGATGCCTCCTCACATTCTCATTGTCGACGACGAGCCGAATATCGTCATGTCCCTGGAGTTCCTGATGCGCAAAGCCGGCTACTCCGTCAGCATTGCCCGCAACGGCACCGAAGCCCTGGAGGCCATCGACCGCACGGCTTTCGACGTGGTGCTGCTTGATATTATGATGCCTGACGTGGACGGCTACCAGGTGTGCCGCCACCTGCGCCAGCGCGCTGACCGGGCCACCAGCCGCGTTATCTTTCTGTCGGCCAAAAGCAAGGAGGCCGACATTCAGAAAGGCTACGAGGCCGGCGCCGACCTCTACCTGCCCAAGCCCTTCAGCACCCGCCAGCTCATGGACAAAGTGAAAGAGCTGCTGGCGGCCGGCCATTCGTAG